In Shouchella patagoniensis, the following are encoded in one genomic region:
- the racA gene encoding chromosome-anchoring protein RacA, with amino-acid sequence MEPLKTKEVSKAIGVNPTTIQRWTKFFDIKCEVNEQGHFLYAQHHLTQFEDIHNQLKQGKKLKEVSFPKKTQLAAVPRKQYEAKMEQVFVQVNELEAKLDSKADDVVSYQLLKHRSELDDMMKLLDTLEDRLSLIEKRMSYAQEKRVVNESQELPRNVKKRPWKALTAFFSF; translated from the coding sequence ATGGAACCGTTAAAAACAAAAGAGGTATCAAAAGCAATAGGCGTAAATCCAACAACGATTCAAAGGTGGACAAAATTCTTTGACATCAAATGTGAGGTGAATGAGCAAGGACACTTTTTATATGCACAACATCATTTAACTCAATTTGAAGATATTCATAATCAATTGAAACAAGGAAAAAAATTAAAAGAAGTATCGTTTCCGAAAAAAACACAACTAGCGGCAGTGCCAAGAAAACAATACGAAGCGAAAATGGAGCAAGTATTCGTTCAAGTTAATGAATTGGAAGCCAAATTAGATTCAAAGGCAGATGATGTGGTCAGTTACCAATTGCTTAAACATAGAAGTGAATTGGATGATATGATGAAATTATTAGACACACTTGAAGATCGCCTCTCGCTTATTGAAAAGCGAATGAGTTACGCACAAGAAAAACGTGTTGTAAATGAATCACAGGAGCTTCCCAGGAATGTGAAAAAACGTCCTTGGAAAGCGTTGACGGCATTCTTTTCCTTTTAA
- a CDS encoding type 1 glutamine amidotransferase domain-containing protein: MRLQGKRILAAVDAEFEDLELWYPIIRLQEEGAEVVLVGAKKEETYIGKYGVPATSELTFSEAKAEGFDGVLIPGGWAPDKLRRYPELLDFVREMDKQKKPIGQICHAGWVLISAGILTGKQVTSTPGIKDDMVNAGAVWHDKDVVVDGHIISSRRPPDLAPYAKAFADAVAGE, encoded by the coding sequence ATGAGACTACAAGGAAAACGCATTTTAGCAGCTGTAGATGCTGAATTTGAAGATTTAGAACTTTGGTACCCAATCATTCGCCTGCAAGAAGAAGGGGCAGAAGTGGTCTTAGTTGGAGCTAAAAAAGAAGAAACATATATAGGGAAATATGGAGTACCGGCAACAAGTGAGCTTACGTTTTCTGAAGCAAAAGCGGAAGGCTTTGATGGGGTATTAATCCCTGGAGGGTGGGCCCCAGATAAACTGAGACGTTATCCAGAATTACTCGATTTCGTAAGAGAAATGGACAAGCAAAAAAAGCCAATCGGACAAATTTGTCATGCTGGATGGGTTTTAATATCAGCGGGTATTTTGACTGGCAAGCAGGTAACGAGTACACCGGGAATTAAAGATGACATGGTTAATGCTGGTGCGGTTTGGCATGACAAAGATGTTGTTGTTGATGGACACATTATATCTAGCCGAAGACCGCCAGATCTGGCTCCTTACGCAAAGGCATTTGCTGATGCCGTGGCTGGAGAATAA
- the ilvA gene encoding threonine ammonia-lyase IlvA has protein sequence MTTHLQDIIRANQMIKDVVTHTPLQKDEVLSERYDCTIYLKREDQQVVRSFKIRGAYYQISSLTKEEHDVGVVCASAGNHAQGVAYSCRALKIKGVIFMPSTTPKQKVAQVKFFGRDYVDVRLNGDTFDDSYADAMKYCNEHQMTFIHPFNQDKIIAGQGTVGLEILNDIEETPDYVFSSIGGGGLISGVATYMKSISPSTKMIGCEPSGAASMTESIREGTVVELEKIDKFVDGAAVKRVGDKTLEICKQLIDDIVLVPEGKICTTILKLYNENALVAEPAGAMPIAALDLYADQIKGKVVVCIVSGGNNDIGRMEEIRERSLIYEGLQHYFIIQFPQRAGALREFITDVLGPEDDITRFEYTKKNNKSSGPVLIGIELKCNEDYVGLIDRMNRLGFDYNEVNKDESLFSLLI, from the coding sequence ATGACAACGCATTTACAAGATATTATTCGAGCAAACCAAATGATTAAAGATGTCGTGACGCATACTCCTTTACAGAAGGATGAAGTTCTTTCAGAACGTTATGACTGCACGATCTATTTAAAAAGAGAAGATCAACAAGTTGTGCGCTCATTTAAAATTCGAGGCGCTTACTATCAAATTTCTTCATTAACAAAAGAAGAGCACGATGTTGGGGTCGTATGTGCAAGTGCAGGGAACCATGCTCAAGGTGTTGCTTATTCATGCCGCGCTTTAAAAATTAAAGGTGTTATTTTTATGCCGTCTACAACTCCGAAACAAAAAGTCGCACAAGTGAAATTTTTTGGGCGTGATTACGTGGATGTTCGTTTAAATGGGGACACGTTTGACGATTCTTATGCAGACGCAATGAAATATTGCAATGAGCATCAAATGACTTTTATTCATCCATTTAATCAAGATAAAATTATTGCTGGTCAAGGTACAGTAGGCCTGGAAATTTTAAATGATATTGAAGAGACACCTGATTATGTCTTTTCATCTATTGGTGGTGGTGGGCTGATAAGTGGTGTTGCTACATATATGAAAAGCATTAGTCCATCAACCAAAATGATTGGTTGCGAACCTTCTGGTGCAGCATCGATGACTGAATCCATTCGAGAGGGTACAGTAGTAGAGCTTGAAAAAATCGACAAGTTTGTTGATGGCGCTGCTGTAAAGCGAGTTGGCGATAAGACATTAGAGATTTGCAAACAATTAATTGATGATATTGTTCTTGTGCCTGAAGGGAAAATTTGCACGACCATCTTAAAGTTATATAATGAAAATGCTCTTGTGGCAGAGCCTGCTGGAGCGATGCCAATTGCGGCTTTAGACTTATATGCGGACCAAATCAAAGGCAAAGTTGTTGTTTGTATCGTAAGTGGTGGGAATAATGATATTGGTCGAATGGAAGAGATTAGAGAGCGTTCTCTAATTTATGAAGGGTTACAGCATTATTTTATTATTCAGTTTCCTCAACGAGCAGGTGCCCTGCGAGAATTTATAACAGATGTACTGGGCCCAGAAGATGATATTACTCGTTTTGAATACACGAAGAAAAACAACAAGTCTAGTGGTCCGGTTTTAATTGGGATTGAATTGAAATGTAATGAAGACTATGTTGGTTTAATTGACCGAATGAACAGACTCGGGTTTGATTATAATGAAGTAAACAAAGATGAGAGTTTGTTCTCGTTATTGATTTAA
- a CDS encoding DUF1798 family protein translates to MEQLRRMTNQLLDLTIDAETFYVETVKKKPDYEVDFYGKVKPFADQVQPLAQEWYPLAKAFLINHPTRGLHVNQLAEAVENLDVVAIKSFYASSGMKRQRETFKSVRYVLSNLLEELPK, encoded by the coding sequence GTGGAACAACTTAGAAGAATGACGAACCAATTACTTGATTTAACTATAGATGCAGAAACATTTTATGTTGAGACTGTGAAGAAAAAGCCAGACTATGAGGTTGATTTTTATGGGAAAGTTAAACCATTTGCTGATCAAGTACAGCCACTGGCACAAGAATGGTATCCACTAGCAAAAGCATTCTTAATTAATCATCCAACAAGAGGATTGCATGTGAACCAATTGGCGGAGGCAGTTGAGAATTTGGATGTGGTTGCCATAAAATCATTTTATGCTTCATCTGGTATGAAGCGGCAACGGGAAACTTTTAAGTCTGTCCGTTATGTGTTATCCAATTTATTAGAAGAACTTCCAAAATAA